DNA sequence from the Maribacter dokdonensis DSW-8 genome:
GAGTCATATCCATAAAAATTCCCACAAAGAGCAATAGTAAGTTTATGATCAAAAGAATCACAATTTTATTCTCACTTAAGCTTAATAGTCCAGAGCTTATATCTTGCGGAATATTTTCATAGGACAAAGCCCATGACATGCACATAGATGAACCTATCAATAACATTACAATTGCCGTAGTGGCAGAAGAATCCAGTAAAATCTGTGGTAGTTTAGGCAAGGTAATTTCCTTATATATAAAACCTAAAATTAAACTGTATAGCACGGCTATGGCGGAGGCTTCAGTAGCGGTAAAAATTCCCGTTACAATACCGCCAATTACTACCACAAGCATAAAAAGACTTGGCAAAGCATCTATGAATGTTTTACCTACTTGTTTAAAACTACTACGTTTACCTACCTTATATTTTTTCTTTTTTGCCCAAAAAGCTGCCACGATCATTAAAAAAAGCCCGGTCATAATTCCCGGAACGTATCCAGCTAAGAACAGGGCAGCTATAGATGCTCCCCCACTTGCCAATGAATAAACGATCAACACATTACTAGGCGGAATTATTAAACCAGTTGTAGCGGATGTAATATTGACCGCTGCGCCAAATTCTTTTGAATAGCCTTCTTTTTCCATTTCAGGTCCAAGTATACTACCCATTGCTGATGCAGAAGCCATAGCAGACCCTGCAATAGCACCCATTAACATTGCGGCTATGACATTTATTAAAGCTAAACCACCGGGAAAGGCACCAACTAAAGTTTTGGCAAAGGCGATAAGCCTATGGGCTATACCACCCTTATTCATAAGTTCGCCCGAAAGCACAAAAAACGGAATTGCCAAGAGGGCAAAACTATCAAGCCCCGTAGCCATCCGTTGAGATACCGTTGTAAATGCAGGCATGGCGGGTATACTTACCAGCATGGTCAACAATGAAGAAATAGCTATACTCCATGCTACCGGCGTACCAATGGATAGCAAACATATGAAGCTCAGTACTAATACTAAAATAGGTAAATGCTCCATCATGATTTCATATTTTTAAGGTCAGAAATTTTGTAATACATAATCAGTAATCCGCTAATGGGAATTATGATATAAACCAATGCCAGAGGTACTTGCAATGCAGGTGATTGTTGCCCCAGTACATATGAGATGTAAACCAAACGAGACCCTCCGATCACAAAAGCGAACAATACAAATAGTATTACCAGAATGGTTACAATTATCTTTAACTTTTTCTGTGTTTTCTCATTTTGCCTAAGTGGTAAAATATCAATGGCAACATGAAGATTACGACCCGACACATATGCCGCACCTAGAACGCCGATCCATATCATTAAATAACGAGCAAGCTCATCTGTAAATGAACTGGGGTTACCGGTAACATATCTTGTAAAAACTTGCCATAGTACGTTAATTACCATAACCGACATAATCAGCACCAAGGTCTTGCCTAAAACGGCGTCTATTTTATTTCGCATAGCAGACTATTTTGTTTCTTGAATTTGTTTGATAAGCGGATATATATCCTGATCATCCTTATAACCTTCATAGATATCTTTTACCTTTTCCGCAAAAAGTGATTTATCTGGTCGAATAATTTCAACACCAGCCTTTTGAACTTCGCGTAAAGCTTCCTCTTCTGCCTCTGCCCATAAAACACGCTGATATTTTACAGATTCTTTTACCGATGCACTCAACCATTTTTGCTCTTGCTCATTCAATTTATTCCATACATAAGTACCAATTAACAGAACATCTGGCAGCACCGTATGCTCATCTAATGAGTAGTACTTACAAACCTCATAATGCCTTGACAGGTAAAAACTAGGAGGATTATTCTCGGCACCATCAACAACACCTTGTTGTAAAGAAGTATAAAGTTCACCCCAAGAAATAGGAGTTGGCGATCCCCCAAGAGCCTTGACCATGTTCACTGCCGTTGCACTTTCCATTACCCGTATTTTTTCACCCACCAGATCTTCTGGTTTTTCTATTGGCTTGTTCATGGTATAGAAACTGCGACTGCCAGCATCATAATAACCCAAACCTTTTAACCAATATTGCTCCCCTTCGTTCAATAATTGCTCGCCTATAGGTCCATCAAGTACACTGAAAGAATGTCGACGATCTCTAAAGAGAAAGGGAAGACCCAATACCTTCATTTTCGGTGCAAAATTCTCCAATACCCCTACAGAAACTTTTGTCATATCTAAACTACCTATTTGCAAAAGCTCCAAACACTCTCTTTCAGTTCCTAATTGTTGACTAGGGTATATTTCAAGTTTAAGTTTACCACCGGAACGCTCCAAGAGATCTTCACCCATTTTAACCATTGCCTTATGTACCGAATGGCTAACGTCTAAACCATGACCCAGCCTTAACGTCTTTGCATCATTCTGGATGTCACAACCCAAAAAGGTGATGACCAAACTTAATAGCGATAGCAATTGTATACTTTTCATAGTATGGTTTTAAACGGTTTATAGGAACCTGAATATTAATCTTTAAAATTTGAAGTACTCTTTGGCATTATAATAACTTATATCTTGAATGATTTTACCTACCAAATCAAAATCTTGAGGCAGTTCTCCCCTCTCCATTTCTTGACCAAAAAGATTACAAACAATTCTTCTGAAATACTCATGTCTGGGATACGAAAGAAAACTACGGGAATCTGTCAACATTCCAATAAAACAACTAATTAGCCCCATATTGGATAAGGCATTTAGCTGCTTGGTCATTCCGTCTTTTTGATCCAGAAACCACCAACCAGAACCCAACTGCATTTTTCCCTTAACGGTACCATCATTATAATTACCGATCATGGTAGCCAGTACTTCATTATCTGCTGGATTAAGGTTATATAAAATGGTTTTGGTAAGCTTATCCTTAGAGTCCAATCTATTTAAAAATTTTGAAAGTGTCTCTGCCTGTGAATAGTCGCCTATAGAATCCCAACCAGTGTCAGGACCAAGAATTCTAGTCATTCTAGCATTATTATTCCGTAACGCTCCAAGATGAAATTGCTGAATCCATCCACGGGAGTGATATTGCTCACACAAAAACAACAATATAGAAGTCTGAAATTTTTCAGACTCTTCTAATGTCAACTGTATTTTAGCCCTTTTTTTCTGAAAAATATCTTCTATTTCCGCATCGGTAAAATTTCTAAAAGGCACATAGCTTAAGCCGTGATCCGATAAAGTACACCCATTAGCTTCAAAATAATCTAAACGCACGCCTAGCGCATCGCACAAAGATTTATAGGAATCAATGGACACATTACTTATTTCAGATAACTTATTAATATATTCCAGATAGTTTTCATTAGATATTACAATTGCTTTATCTGGTCTAAAAGCAGTGAACACTTTCACATTAAAACCGCTATTTTTAATTTTAACATGATGATCTAAACTATCAATTGGATCTTCTGTTGTACAAATAACCTCAACATTCATTTTGGTTATTAGATTATGACAACTGAAATCTGTTGTTTGCAGCTTTGAGGAGGCCTCATCAAAGATTTCACTAGCTGTATTCTCACTCAATAATATGTCAATATCAAAATAACGTTGCAGCTCAAGGTGAGTCCAATGATACAAGGGATTTCTTAAAGTGTAGGGAACCGTTCTGCCCCATTGGGCAAATTTCTCCTTTGCCGAGGCATCACCGGTAATATATTTTTCTTCAACACCAAAAGTTCGCATGGCACGCCATTTATAATGATCCCCATCTAACCAAATTTTGGTCAAGTTTTCAAATTGACGGTTATTGGCAATATCAATTGGTGGTAAATGACAGTGGTAATCTATGATCGGCATTTGCGAAGCATAATCATGAAATAATCTTTGTGAAAATTTATTTTCCAATAAAAAATCTTCCTTAATAAATGACTTGCTACCTACCACTGTTATATGTTTTACTTTTGGTTACATTTTCAAAAATAGAGGTTGAAAAATACACTTAATTATCCCCTATTTCTAAATGAATGTTTTCTTGGAATGCATTAATTCTATATACAACTCAATTTAATGCAATCGATTACACAAATATATCTTTTTTTAAAGATTTAGCAAATATTTTCGTTTAAAAATAAGATAAGGATTTTTTAAAGCACAACTTATTAACTGATTCTTAATTTTTGAATTAATTACCCCAAATTATTCATATTTCGTCAACTAAAAAGTGATTATAACGTGTTGGTATTTTTCTTCTTCCATAAAAATTGCATTTCAGCCCTGAAAAAAAGACGTTAAACTGACCATTTTCGTTAAATTGTTCATAAATACTATTATCTAATAGCCTCATAACTATATACAATCGACAAAGAATTGCGTAATTTGAATATTATGTTAACTTTGAAAAAAAAGCATCACATGGAGTTACTTGAAAAAGCTCAGGAATTTGAGAGTCGAAAAATGAGCAATATGTCCACTAGTGACCGAGTAGAAGCATCAAGAGAGGCAAAAGCACTTATCTTAAGCATCAACGAAGTTTATAAAGAAACTAAGGATCCTAGTTTAATGGACGTAATGAAAAGATTAACCGAGAAAAAGAAGAAGATTGAAAAAAGATTGAATGGCGTGCCATTGGTATAATTTCGATCTAAACTTATATTTTATTTATTTTTTAGATTAATCAATAAAAAGACCCCTTATAGAAATAAGGGGTCTTTTTACGTTTATTCATTTTAAACTTTCATTTTACCGAGCTAAACTTAAGTAATTTCTGCACTAAGTCCTGCTTGTAATAATTTTGAACATTGTGGTTTAAGTTCTTCATATTCTCCAGTTTTAACCGTGCATTTTCCTTTGTAATGTACAATTAAAGAACATTGCTCCGCCTGTTCAGGAGAATGTTCGCAAACTGAAATCAATGTATTTATTACATGATCAAATGTATTCACCTCATCATTAAAAAGAACGATTTCATTTTGCTGAACCGTCTCTTCTTCAAGGAGTAGTTCTTCGTAAATTTCTTCTTTTGTGCTCATATGAATCTCAATTAATACTAACTAATTTACATATTTTGCTGCAACCCAATTATTTCGTTCAAGGTTTTTTTCAAACTTTAACTCTAATTCGGTACATTTTTGCGAAATCATTTCTAAATCTTCGGTATAAAAACCACTTAATAATAAAACCCCACCTTTATTTAAACATTTCGCATAGCTAGGTAAATCGGCCAACAAAATGTTTCTATTGATGTTCGCAATGATCAAATCATACTTTTTATCCTTTAACAAAGTAACATCACCTTCATAAACCGATATAAAATCCATATTATTTCGTGCCACGTTTTCTTTAGCATTTAGATAGCACCAATTATCAATATCTATTGCATCAATATTCGTAGCGCCACGCATACCGGCCAAAATGGCTAGAACCCCTGTACCACTACCCATGTCCAAAACGGTTTTATTCTCTACATCTAACTGTAAAATATGCTGTAACATCATGTGCGTAGTTTCATGATGCCCGGTTCCAAAACTCATTTTTGGCTCAATTACAATATCATAATCTACCTGAATCTTCTCATGAAAAGGTGCTCTGATCATGCACACATCATCTACGATAATGGGCTGAAAGTTTTGCTCCCACGTAGCGTTCCAGTTTTCTTGCGCAATCTCTTTATACTGGTAAGTTATCTCAAAATTGGAATTTCCAAGAATATAAATGTCATCTAAAATATCAGAAGACCAATCTGTTTTTTGAATATATGCCAAAACATCATCCTCTTCCTCTACAAAACTTTCAAAACCGGCTTCACCCAATTCTGCAATGAGAATGTCTGAAGCCGGTTCTTTTGGTTGTACCTTAAAACGGTATTCAATGTATACGATATCGCTCATTATAGTTTAGTGAACTTAAATGGCATTTATAATCGCTATGAAATCATCTGCTACCAAAGATGCCCCGCCTATTAAGCCACCATCAACATCTGGTTTAGAGAAAATTTCTTCCGCATTACCCGGTTTTACACTACCACCATAAAGAATGGTAACATTATTTGCAATGGTTGCATCAAATGCCTCAGAAATAGTTTTACGAATAAATGCGTGCATTTCTTGCGCTTGTTCTGGAGAAGCCGTTTCACCTGTACCAATTGCCCAAACTGGCTCATAAGCCAAAACAATATTAGACCACGCAGATGGCTCTAAATTAAAAAGTACGTTTTTCAATTGGCTTTCTACCAATTTAAAATGGTTGCCTGATTTACGATCTTCTAGCTCCTCTCCAAAACAGAACATTACACGAATGCCTTTTTGTAAAGCTGTAATTACCTTTTTGGAAAGTATTGCATCACTTTCTGCAAAATAGGCTCTTCTTTCCGAGTGGCCAATTATGGCGGTATCAACACCAATATTCAATAACATATCTGCAGATATTTCACCTGTAAAAGCTCCACTTTCAGCAAAGTGCATATTCTGCGCTATAACCTCAATCTTAGAATTTTCTAAAGTACGCACGGCGCTTGCTAAATTCACATAGGTTGGTGCTACCATTACTTCTGCATTCGTATCTGGTAATTTTGCAGATAACTCAGCCAAAAGTGTTTCTGTTTCCGCCAAATTTTTGTTCATTTTCCAGTTACCTGCTACTATCTTTGCTCTCATATTTTTGTTTCTAGTTGTTCAGTTTCAGTTTATATTTATTCGAAAATCAAATTTTCTAAATCATTGTAATGTAATTTTTGCACTATGGTTCCTTTCTCCAATACTAAAACTCCCGGGTTAGATCTAACAATAGTTTTAAGTGTAGTTTCATCTGTAAAGTAAAAATCAAACGCCAGATTGTTTTCTTTTTTCAACGCATCTGTTTGATCAGGACCGGAAGCAGACATACCTATAACTTTATAACCCGCTTTTAACGCCTTATCCGTCACAGCTTTTATTTCTTTGAAAACCTCAAGATTGGACTTACGCAAATCATATGCTATGACCATTACCAATTTAGGCTCTTGCAATAATGATGCTGCAAAATCTTCTCCGTTTTGTTCTATAGTGAAATCATGAACAGGTGGTTCATACCCTGCTTGAATTTCTTTAGTTTCCACATCTATAAATTCCCCGTCTACCGTTGGGTAATCTCCGTTGGTGATATAAATTTCCTCATTGCCGTTGACATTAAACTTCCATTTATATTCAAACACCGCTTTTGGAGCATCTGCAGGAGTGTTCATACCTTCCTCTATATTCTTGCCAATTTCATAAGGTCTAAAATCAATAACCGGTAAATGGTTCAATACATAATACACATACCCTACACAAGCAATAAAAGAAACATATAGTACAGACATCAAGGTCTTAGAATTCACTAAAGGAGTTATATATTTTCTACCAACATATATAATTAAAATCAACACCAACAGTACCACATCTTTCGTAAACGATTCCCACGGAGTCAATTTAATTGCGTCGCCAAAGCAACCGCAATCAGTTACTTTATTAAAATATGCAGAATAAAATGTAAGGAACGTGAAGAAAATTATCATTGCCAATAAGGTCCACACAGTAAGTTTACGTTTATAGCCCAGAATTAGCATTACCCCAACCATTACCTCTACGATTACCACAAGTATAGAAATGGCCAATGCGAACGGAGTTAAAAAAGGAAGGTCCAATACACCTTGGCTGAAATACTCTTCTAGTTTAAATGAAAAACCAACGGGATCGTTCAGTTTTATAAATCCGCTAATGATAAAAAGTATTCCAACAAAAATTCTAACGACACCTACTAAATACTTCATTCTTAATTTTATTTTTCTGATTCTGAACCTAAATGTATTAATGCAAAGACCGCATAATTGATCATATCTTGATAATTGGCATCTATACCCTCACTAACCAATGTTTTACCCTTATTATCCTCTATTTGTTTTACGCGAAGTAATTTCTGTAAAATAAGATCTGTAAGTGAACTTACCCTCATATCTCTCCAAGCTTCTCCATAATCATGGTTCTTGTTCAACATAAGTTCTTTCGTAATTTTAATATGCTTGGCATATAACTCCACAGCCTCTTCAGTAGAAAGATCAGGCTGATCAGCTACACCTAATTCTAGCTGAATTAGTGCCATTACCGAGTAATTAATGATACCTATGAATTCTGAGCGTTCACCTTCATCAACCTTACGAACTTCATTTTCTTGAAGACTACGTATACGTTGTGCTTTTATAAAAATTTGATCCGTAAGCGAAGGCAATCTTAAAATTCTCCAAGCGCTGCCGTAATCTGACATTTTTTTCTGGTATAGATTTATACAAATCTCAATTACCTCATCGTATTCCTTTGCCGTATCTAGCATGTAATTCTATCTAATTTGTGTAAATTTCGCTTAAAAAATTGTAACCATCAAGATAGATGGTTTAAACTTGGAAAATGCCACAAATTCCTTTTAATTATTGATAATGACCATAAACTGTAACGGCAATCTTATTTCTCTTGAACGACCCAAAATAATGGGCATTTTAAATGTTACCCCAGATTCTTTTTTTGATGGCGGTAAATATAAGGATGAAGCAAGTGTACTGAACCAAGTTGATAAAATGCTAAATGAAGGCGCAACATTTATAGATGTAGGAGCTTATAGTAGCAGACCAGGTGCCAAAGAGGTTGATGAGGACACAGAATTAAAACGAATTACACCAATTGTAAGTTTAATAATCAATAAATTTCCAGATGTTATTCTTTCAATAGACACTTTTAGAAGTAATGTCGCTAAAGCATGCATTGAAAATGGTGCCGCTATAGTAAATGACATTTCCGCAGGATTACATGATAATAATATGTTGAGCACTGTAGCCAAACTAAATGTACCATACATTATGATGCACATGCGCGGTACACCCAAAAACATGCAGCAACAAACAGATTATAAGGATATTTTAAAGGAAGTACTTTTTTATTTTTCAGAAAGACTTGCTGCCGCAAAAGCATTAGGTGTTAAAGATATTATTATTGATCCAGGATTTGGTTTTGCAAAAAACCTGGAACAAAATTTTGAGCTTTTAAAACAAATGGAAGTAATGAGTATTATTGAACACCCTTTACTAGCAGGTATTAGCAGAAAATCAATGATTTACAAGACATTAGACGTAACTGCGGACCAAGCTTTAAACGGCACCACAGCATTGCACATGGCCTGCTTACAAAAGGGAGCGAAAATTCTAAGGGTGCATGATGTTAAAGAAGCTGTAGAGTGCACAAAACTATATGAACAATTAAATGCCTAAGTTTATACTGATTTCTTAATTTTACTAAAACGGACCTGATTGGATTTTTTAAATTTTATTGATTTTAAGATTACCGATGTTTTAGACATCATCTTTGTTGCCGTGCTCCTATACTACATTTATAAGCTGGTAAGAGGCTCTGTTGCCATTAATATTTTCATCGGAATTGTCATTGTTTGGGCATTTTGGAAATTGACCGAGTTGTTGGACATGCAAATGATCAGTAGCATGGTAGGTGCATTTATGCAAGTTGGACTTATTGCTTTGATCATTGTTTTTCAACAAGAGATCAGAAAGTTCTTGCTAATGATCGGGTCAACCAATTTTGCCAACAAAAGAAACTTTGTAAAACACTTTAAATTTTTAAAGCAAGAAGGGATTTCTACAGAAACCGATGTAGACGCTATAATTAAAGCTTGTGAAAAAATGGCCAGTACCAAAACCGGGGCCATTTTAGTAATAGAACGTAGCAACTCTTTAGATTTCATTAAAAGTTCTGGAGATCGTATGAATATTGAAATCAACCAACCCATTCTAGAAAGTATCTTCTATAAAAACAGCACATTGCATGATGGTGCCGCAGTCATTGTTGGTAATTATATTGTTGCAACAAGAGTAATTTTACCAGTGTCAAACGAGCGAAACATCCCCCTTCGTTTTGGATTACGACACAGAGCTGCAGTCGGTATTAGTGAAAAAACCGACGCCCTAAGTATAGTGGTCAGTGAAGAAACAGGACTAATCTCCTATATTAAAAACGGGGAATTTGTTTTGTATGATTCTATCACCCAATTAACTAATATGTTGAAACAAGATTTGGTGCAATGAATTGTAAGAACTGCCAAAACAACTTAAGAACGGATTATAGTTATTGTCCCCATTGTGGCGCTAAGGTAATTAGAAACAGACTTTCAGTAAAGAATTTATGGTATGATGCTACCGAGCGATTTTTCAACATTGACAATACCTTTCTTATAACATTTAAACACCTTTTTACTAAACCTGATGAAGTTATTGGAGGATACATTAGCGGTGTTAGAAAGAAGTACTTAAACCCTATTAGCTACCTCACCATAGCAATTACTTTTGGCGGTCTTTTTGTTTATGTCTGTACCGAGTTTTACCCTAATGCTTTAGATTTTGATTTTAAATATGAAAATTCTTCATCTTTAACTGATGCCGATAAAATGGCACAAGATTTTCAAAAGCAATGGAATACTTACTTGTTTAAATATCAAAGTCTCTTCTATATAGCTATGCTACCTTTTCTTGCTTTAATGTCAAGAGTAGTTTTTATCAATAAAAAACAATTTAACCTTAGTGAGCATTTTGTAATAAACATCTACGCATATTCACATATTTCCATAATTGTCAATACCGTTTACATGTTGGTTTTATGGAACTCCAAACTACTTTTTTACATTTCCATGGTCAATTTGGTATTTCAAATTGGGTTCTTTACTTGGGTATTTTACAAACTCTTTAATTTGACCATAAAGCAGACCTTATTGAAACTTTTATTCTTTCTTGTTTTATTCGCTACGATTTGTTTTATACTAATGTTAATTGCAATAGTATATAGCCCTTTTCACGGACACATTTCAGCAAATGACTCCTTGATCAAGCAACCTCCTCAGCTAAGAACTGAGCCTCATACAGATTACTATAATAACCACCTTTTTTAAGAAGTTCTTTATGTGTGCCTGTCTCAACGATGTTACCGGCATCCATTACAATAATTTTATCCGCTTTTTTAATGGTAGCTAATCTGTGAGCAATTACGATAGAAGTTCTCCCTTGGGTAATCTTATCCGTAGCCAATTGTATCAATTGTTCAGAATACGTATCTACGGACGATGTAGCTTCATCCAATATTAAGATACTAGGATTACTTACATATGCACGTAAAAAAGCAATTAGCTGGCGTTGACCACTAGAAAGCATGGTACCTCGTTCTTTTACATTATAGTGATAGCCACCTGGTAGGCTGGAAATAAATTCATCTACCCCAATAGCCTTGGCCGCTTTTTCTATATCATCAACAGATATACTTTCATCTTTTAAAGAAATGTTATTTGCAATGGTATCGGCAAAAAGAAACACATCTTGTAATACTACGGCAATATGAGATC
Encoded proteins:
- the folP gene encoding dihydropteroate synthase, producing the protein MTINCNGNLISLERPKIMGILNVTPDSFFDGGKYKDEASVLNQVDKMLNEGATFIDVGAYSSRPGAKEVDEDTELKRITPIVSLIINKFPDVILSIDTFRSNVAKACIENGAAIVNDISAGLHDNNMLSTVAKLNVPYIMMHMRGTPKNMQQQTDYKDILKEVLFYFSERLAAAKALGVKDIIIDPGFGFAKNLEQNFELLKQMEVMSIIEHPLLAGISRKSMIYKTLDVTADQALNGTTALHMACLQKGAKILRVHDVKEAVECTKLYEQLNA
- a CDS encoding TRAP transporter substrate-binding protein; protein product: MKSIQLLSLLSLVITFLGCDIQNDAKTLRLGHGLDVSHSVHKAMVKMGEDLLERSGGKLKLEIYPSQQLGTERECLELLQIGSLDMTKVSVGVLENFAPKMKVLGLPFLFRDRRHSFSVLDGPIGEQLLNEGEQYWLKGLGYYDAGSRSFYTMNKPIEKPEDLVGEKIRVMESATAVNMVKALGGSPTPISWGELYTSLQQGVVDGAENNPPSFYLSRHYEVCKYYSLDEHTVLPDVLLIGTYVWNKLNEQEQKWLSASVKESVKYQRVLWAEAEEEALREVQKAGVEIIRPDKSLFAEKVKDIYEGYKDDQDIYPLIKQIQETK
- the uxaC gene encoding glucuronate isomerase, with translation MVGSKSFIKEDFLLENKFSQRLFHDYASQMPIIDYHCHLPPIDIANNRQFENLTKIWLDGDHYKWRAMRTFGVEEKYITGDASAKEKFAQWGRTVPYTLRNPLYHWTHLELQRYFDIDILLSENTASEIFDEASSKLQTTDFSCHNLITKMNVEVICTTEDPIDSLDHHVKIKNSGFNVKVFTAFRPDKAIVISNENYLEYINKLSEISNVSIDSYKSLCDALGVRLDYFEANGCTLSDHGLSYVPFRNFTDAEIEDIFQKKRAKIQLTLEESEKFQTSILLFLCEQYHSRGWIQQFHLGALRNNNARMTRILGPDTGWDSIGDYSQAETLSKFLNRLDSKDKLTKTILYNLNPADNEVLATMIGNYNDGTVKGKMQLGSGWWFLDQKDGMTKQLNALSNMGLISCFIGMLTDSRSFLSYPRHEYFRRIVCNLFGQEMERGELPQDFDLVGKIIQDISYYNAKEYFKF
- a CDS encoding DUF3667 domain-containing protein, yielding MNCKNCQNNLRTDYSYCPHCGAKVIRNRLSVKNLWYDATERFFNIDNTFLITFKHLFTKPDEVIGGYISGVRKKYLNPISYLTIAITFGGLFVYVCTEFYPNALDFDFKYENSSSLTDADKMAQDFQKQWNTYLFKYQSLFYIAMLPFLALMSRVVFINKKQFNLSEHFVINIYAYSHISIIVNTVYMLVLWNSKLLFYISMVNLVFQIGFFTWVFYKLFNLTIKQTLLKLLFFLVLFATICFILMLIAIVYSPFHGHISANDSLIKQPPQLRTEPHTDYYNNHLF
- a CDS encoding TRAP transporter large permease yields the protein MEHLPILVLVLSFICLLSIGTPVAWSIAISSLLTMLVSIPAMPAFTTVSQRMATGLDSFALLAIPFFVLSGELMNKGGIAHRLIAFAKTLVGAFPGGLALINVIAAMLMGAIAGSAMASASAMGSILGPEMEKEGYSKEFGAAVNITSATTGLIIPPSNVLIVYSLASGGASIAALFLAGYVPGIMTGLFLMIVAAFWAKKKKYKVGKRSSFKQVGKTFIDALPSLFMLVVVIGGIVTGIFTATEASAIAVLYSLILGFIYKEITLPKLPQILLDSSATTAIVMLLIGSSMCMSWALSYENIPQDISSGLLSLSENKIVILLIINLLLLFVGIFMDMTPAVLIFTPIFLPVVTKLGLDPVHFGIIMVLNLCIGLCTPPVGSVLFVGVGVAKTTIEKVFKPLLPLFIAMIIALFLVTYIPQLSLWLPSLFDL
- a CDS encoding DUF1599 domain-containing protein, with product MLDTAKEYDEVIEICINLYQKKMSDYGSAWRILRLPSLTDQIFIKAQRIRSLQENEVRKVDEGERSEFIGIINYSVMALIQLELGVADQPDLSTEEAVELYAKHIKITKELMLNKNHDYGEAWRDMRVSSLTDLILQKLLRVKQIEDNKGKTLVSEGIDANYQDMINYAVFALIHLGSESEK
- the tpiA gene encoding triose-phosphate isomerase; translated protein: MRAKIVAGNWKMNKNLAETETLLAELSAKLPDTNAEVMVAPTYVNLASAVRTLENSKIEVIAQNMHFAESGAFTGEISADMLLNIGVDTAIIGHSERRAYFAESDAILSKKVITALQKGIRVMFCFGEELEDRKSGNHFKLVESQLKNVLFNLEPSAWSNIVLAYEPVWAIGTGETASPEQAQEMHAFIRKTISEAFDATIANNVTILYGGSVKPGNAEEIFSKPDVDGGLIGGASLVADDFIAIINAI
- a CDS encoding ATP-dependent Clp protease adaptor ClpS yields the protein MSTKEEIYEELLLEEETVQQNEIVLFNDEVNTFDHVINTLISVCEHSPEQAEQCSLIVHYKGKCTVKTGEYEELKPQCSKLLQAGLSAEIT
- a CDS encoding diadenylate cyclase is translated as MDFLNFIDFKITDVLDIIFVAVLLYYIYKLVRGSVAINIFIGIVIVWAFWKLTELLDMQMISSMVGAFMQVGLIALIIVFQQEIRKFLLMIGSTNFANKRNFVKHFKFLKQEGISTETDVDAIIKACEKMASTKTGAILVIERSNSLDFIKSSGDRMNIEINQPILESIFYKNSTLHDGAAVIVGNYIVATRVILPVSNERNIPLRFGLRHRAAVGISEKTDALSIVVSEETGLISYIKNGEFVLYDSITQLTNMLKQDLVQ
- a CDS encoding BT_3928 family protein, with translation MKYLVGVVRIFVGILFIISGFIKLNDPVGFSFKLEEYFSQGVLDLPFLTPFALAISILVVIVEVMVGVMLILGYKRKLTVWTLLAMIIFFTFLTFYSAYFNKVTDCGCFGDAIKLTPWESFTKDVVLLVLILIIYVGRKYITPLVNSKTLMSVLYVSFIACVGYVYYVLNHLPVIDFRPYEIGKNIEEGMNTPADAPKAVFEYKWKFNVNGNEEIYITNGDYPTVDGEFIDVETKEIQAGYEPPVHDFTIEQNGEDFAASLLQEPKLVMVIAYDLRKSNLEVFKEIKAVTDKALKAGYKVIGMSASGPDQTDALKKENNLAFDFYFTDETTLKTIVRSNPGVLVLEKGTIVQKLHYNDLENLIFE
- a CDS encoding TRAP transporter small permease, translating into MRNKIDAVLGKTLVLIMSVMVINVLWQVFTRYVTGNPSSFTDELARYLMIWIGVLGAAYVSGRNLHVAIDILPLRQNEKTQKKLKIIVTILVILFVLFAFVIGGSRLVYISYVLGQQSPALQVPLALVYIIIPISGLLIMYYKISDLKNMKS
- the prmA gene encoding 50S ribosomal protein L11 methyltransferase encodes the protein MSDIVYIEYRFKVQPKEPASDILIAELGEAGFESFVEEEDDVLAYIQKTDWSSDILDDIYILGNSNFEITYQYKEIAQENWNATWEQNFQPIIVDDVCMIRAPFHEKIQVDYDIVIEPKMSFGTGHHETTHMMLQHILQLDVENKTVLDMGSGTGVLAILAGMRGATNIDAIDIDNWCYLNAKENVARNNMDFISVYEGDVTLLKDKKYDLIIANINRNILLADLPSYAKCLNKGGVLLLSGFYTEDLEMISQKCTELELKFEKNLERNNWVAAKYVN